The Candidatus Scalindua japonica genome includes the window ATACCCGAAGATTCACTGTATCAAATATTATCGATACAGCAAAAATAGATGCGAATCTCACTGATGGGGTCTTGACATTGACATTACCAAAGGCCCCGGAAGCACTACCAAAAAAGATTGAGATTAACTAATTAGGCGTTGTTATAAAATCAATTTTATTTAGTATTATCTAAGTGTATTAGATTAAGCGCACATTGAATAGGAGAAAGATAATGATGAGATATGTAATAAGCTTAATAATAACGGTATGTGTTTCGAGTTCCTTTTTTTTGGTGATTCTTATGCACAAAGAGGAATAGGGCGAAGAGGTGGATGGGGTTGGGGGGCTGGTTTTCCGTGTTGCCCTTTGTATAATACAGAGAAACTCGAAACAATAAAAGGAGCGGTTGTTAGCGTTGACGAGATTATTCGAGGGAATGAAGGGTTTTACGGCATCCATCTGACGGTGCAAACCGACGAGGAAACCGTGACTGTTCACTTAGGACCGGGTTGGTACATTGAAAACCAGGACATGAAGATTGAGGCGAAGGAAAAGGTTGAAATTACCGGTTCAAAGATTTTTTACAAGGGCAAGGCAGCTATCATTGCTTATGAAGTAAGAAAGGGAGACGATATATTAGTACTAAGGGACGCAAACGGGTTTCCCGCTTGGCGTGGTTGGAGACGACTCTCCGATAATCAACCTCCCAGGAAACAGGGAATGCAATGGAAAGGGGGCGGTGGATGGGGGCCTAAGACTAATTATGGAAGGATGTATAACCCTGAAACAGTGGAAACCATTAGTGGAGAAATAACTAATGTAGACAAGATTACACCTGGCAAGGGTATGTCTTATGGTATTCATGTGGTATTAAAGACTGACGGAATTAGCTTGCCTCTTCATTTAGGACCGGGATGGTATATTGAAAATCAGGATATGATAATTGAGCAGAATGACAAAGTTGAAGTTACAGGCTCAAGAATCACTTTCGATGGGAAACCGGCCATGATTGCTGCTAAGATAAAAAAAGGAGATGAAGTGTTAATGCTCAGAGATGAGAACGGTATTCCTGCCTGGAGTGGTTGGAGACGACGCTAGTTTAACAATAGCCTATTCAATCTTTGTTGTGACGTAACTCAAAAGAGTTTTTTTAAATCCGTATAGCTTTAAATTTTAACAGAAAAGGATAAAAAGTATTACCATGTAGAACGGAGTTATGGATCTTTTTATCGTTCCCTGCAGATACCCTGTGAGGTCGAACAGGACGCGGTGAAGGCGTCATTTAAGAAGGGAGTTCTCAAGATAACTCTACCTAAGAGCGCAAAAGCTCAGGAAAATGTGCGTAAGATTGAAGTAAAAGGT containing:
- a CDS encoding Hsp20/alpha crystallin family protein, whose translation is MLTEKDKKYYHVERSYGSFYRSLQIPCEVEQDAVKASFKKGVLKITLPKSAKAQENVRKIEVKGE